One stretch of Pradoshia sp. D12 DNA includes these proteins:
- a CDS encoding NAD(P)H-binding protein encodes MNVLIVGANNRTGQRVLELLNKSSHQAYCLVHDENLASLVRSLGAEPMFGEITDSLQLEGMHAVIYAVDVTNPSIHDTISHVTQHGAIHFIRECEKAGIERFVMLSSVYADKPDEAPCVLYSLLEETRMTENYLTGSSRLKYTIVRPGKMIDSDGTFKILAAESIDDDGMISRNEVAQILVDTLEIDTTFNKKFYCIEGPFPIKEALAEV; translated from the coding sequence ATGAATGTGTTAATAGTCGGTGCAAACAATCGCACAGGCCAGCGAGTACTTGAGCTTTTGAATAAGTCTTCTCATCAGGCATACTGTTTAGTACATGATGAAAATCTTGCTTCATTAGTTAGAAGTCTTGGTGCTGAACCCATGTTCGGAGAAATAACCGATTCTCTCCAATTGGAGGGCATGCACGCAGTTATTTACGCAGTCGATGTAACAAATCCTAGTATTCATGATACGATCTCCCATGTAACACAGCACGGAGCTATCCACTTTATACGAGAGTGTGAAAAAGCGGGCATAGAGCGCTTCGTCATGCTAAGCTCCGTTTATGCTGACAAACCGGATGAAGCACCATGTGTTCTTTATTCCTTATTGGAGGAAACAAGGATGACGGAGAATTATTTAACTGGATCCAGTAGGTTAAAGTATACAATTGTCCGTCCAGGCAAAATGATTGATTCTGATGGCACATTTAAAATACTGGCGGCAGAATCTATCGATGATGATGGAATGATTTCACGTAATGAAGTTGCACAGATTTTAGTTGATACATTAGAAATAGATACGACTTTTAATAAAAAATTTTATTGTATTGAAGGCCCTTTTCCTATTAAGGAAGCCTTGGCTGAAGTGTAA